ATCCTCAAATTCTCATTATTGTAGATATCACGCTTTTAATAGAATACACTTCACTAACCGAATATTTGGTAGATTCTCCTTCTCtgttcataaattttaaatttcgCTTGACTGAACTGGGGAttgttcaaacattataaaatatattgcctCCATTTGAAATGTGTGTTTATATCATAGATTGCCGTATTTAATATGAATTCTCACAAACCGACATTATCAATTATAAAACTAACATACCTATGCCTTTTCTTTTGCATTGGCCACCAGACTGGTACCCAGGCCAAGTTCTGAATCAGAATTTTCCAGAAAGTTGTGCTGTGGCGGCTCATTATATAAGCTGGAAATGGCAAATCTACGGATGTAATAATACTAACGTACACCAGCTTTGTGAAATGTAAGCAATTAGGAATTTTTTACACGTAGCATACCGGGATTTGATATAACGTCCCAAAACTCTTTCAACGCGTAGATCAATAAATAACATTGAATGtcgtttattttgtattgttaaaaatgtatatgagCCGTATTCAGGTAAATGTGGCCacaatgataaataatttataaaaaaaaagaacaattttgaACATGACTTAAAGACATTCGGAACTCGGTCAGTATATCATAAGAAGTTCgtaatattttagataatatGATTActaaaatgaagtgttttaatGTGCATTTTGAAGTTCTAAGTTTAAATCAAAAACAGTAAACTGTATTATTGCATGCATAATCAAGAGTTaggtcattaagtttaactgctaaattgaaattactacgcggtctacttgcagcgtatttaaaagaaaacatttctgacactgtaaactgtccatatacattCGAGCAATTCCGAATGGACGTTACAAATGACTTGCATTAATTGATGAAACAAGGCTTTGTCACTTTCGCCAACTACTAGAGAGTAGTGTGCAGTGCTAATAAAAGTGGAACACAGTAGACGACATTTCATTTTCGTTCtgattgtttttcttcaaatctCATTCAAGTTCCTCATGAGCAAATATCAATACACGGGGCATGATAtccagtaaaatataaaacttgtccgttcgtgtgttttttatatcagttttgtcaaataaacgtagaaaataatataagtttatcaattgtataaagatgaatgaaattatttctattcttTGTTAGCATATgagtttttttaaagtgtttaatattCTATTATATTCTGGCTGAAAGGTCTTTCATCACATAATTTAGTGTTAAATGGCAGCTTTTCATGGAAATGTTTTCTGATAGGAACTGCAATGTTCAACCTAACGGTCAATTCTGCCTTATCTGGAAAATTGACGGATGTAGtatttttctcccaccccagataagtagcTACAAATATTTGGACCGGCCGGATATTATTATcatgcccacgggcaaagatgaAAAAATACCGGTAAAGAACTACCttttttcactacgcacaattGAGTTTCAgcccaaacatattttttatatattttgtttgactaAAGTGGAAGAAAACGCATCTACCATGGTTGCTCGCGTTATATAGGCTCAACCCAACCCTCGCGCTGGTTGGTCTGAGGAAACTCGTTAAACCTAGTTTCCGCAAAAACACGTACACTTTGGTAGGAATAAACCTagcttacactctcggccatggaatatACTTATTATTTAATGACTGAATTAATGACCTCGTATCGTATTGTGCATGTCTTCGATAGTATTGTGTTAACTAGAACACAATACTATTTTACATCTTTCATGAAAGtgtatttttggaaaatgaaTAACACACCACATTGTGAAACTGATAACAGGCTTTATAACAGATATTACCATGGTTAcgaattataattaaaaagaaattgtttttgtttttgttttagacCAAAGGCGACTGGCGGACATATAGTTGGTTAACGATAAGgaagaataaacaaacaactgcaAAACCGTTGGCCATAATTTGTTCATTCTTTATTGTGAATACATTACAATTCGCCTAACATTGTCCCTTTTTAATTGTCAATACAGTACTATTTGACTTTCAATTGTTTATTCTTAAGTGTGAATACAGTATAATTCGCCTTAATTTGTCCCTTCTTTATTGTGAATACAGTATAATTTGACTTAAATTGTCTATTCCTTATTGTGAATACAGTATAATTTGGCCTTAAATTGTCCATTCTTTATTGTGAATACAGTATAATTCGCCTTAAATTGTCCATTCTTTATTGTGAATACAGTATAATTCGCCTTAAATTGTCCATTCTTAATTGTCAATGCAGTACAAATTGCACTtcttttttttcgttttaataGTGAGTCCAGTACATCTTGGCCTTAAATTATTCATCCTTTATTGTAAATACAGAACAATCCGGCCTTAAATTGTTCACTATTTATTCTGAATACAGTACAAACCGGCAATAAATTGTCTATTCTTAATGTGAATTCAGTACAATTTGGGCTTAAATTGTCTATTCTTAATGTGAATTCAGTACAATTTGGGCTTAAATTGTCTATTCTTAATGTAAATTCAGTACAATTTGGGCTTAAATTGTCCATTCTAAATGTGAATTCAGTACAATTTGGGCTTAAATTGTCCATTCTTTATTGTAAATACAGTACATCTCGGCCTTAATTTATTCActcttaatttttaaaacagtacatCTCGGCCTTAAATTGTTCATTCTTAAATGTGAATTCAGTACAATTTGGGCTTAAATTGTCCATTCTTTATTGTAAATACAGTACATTTCGGCCTTTATTTGTTCACTCATTGTTGTGAATACAGTACAGTTTGGCATTTATTAGTTCACTCTTTATTGTGAATACAGTACATTTTGGCATTTATTAGTTCAGTCTTTATTGTGAATACAGTACAATCCGGCTTAAATTGTCCATTCTTTATTGTAAATACTGTACATCTCGGCCTTAATTTGTTCACTCTTAATTGTGAATACTGTACATTTCAGCCTTAATTTATTAATTCTTAATTTTGAGTACAGTACAATTCGGCCTTAAATTGTTCATTCTAAAGTATAAATTGTCCATTCTTTTTTGTGAATACGGTACATCTAGGCCTTAAATTGTCCATTCTTAATTGAGAATGCAGTTTATTTCGGCCTTAATTTGTTCATtctataaaaatgaatacattacaTTTCGGTCTTAAAGTACCCActctttattttgaaaacagtatTTTTCGGCTTGAGTAAGAATATGAAACATCTCGTAAAAATGAGTGAGTTTATGTTTCCGCCTTCTCTCCTTCAGTGATTCAAGTCCAGTTTCAATATAAAGATTTGAAATGGAGACAAGTCGCGTTGCTCCGGAAATTATTTGGGCTGCCCCATGCTGAGTCTTCTCTAGGTCCTCTTCGTCAGCTTGCGTTAGATTGTCCCAAACTACATCTGCGTATTCCAATAGTGGTCGAATAAATGTTCTATATAAGACTTCTAGCGATTTGCGATCAAAAACGTATTTCAATGATCGCATGAGGTAAATACGTTGTCATGCCTTGGTTTTGACGGAGTTAATATGCTATTTGaacattattcataaaattagtTGGAAGTGCCtgcctgttgttttttttcgagATATTAAAAATGGTTCGGTTTTTGCGGGGTTTAATGATATAAGCCACCTTCCTGCCCACATATGGATTTTGTTCATGTCATCATTTAGTTGCTGAGCGGCAGACAAAGGATCATTGCTTATGTTATTTTCAACAGGACTAACAGATACCCGCACTCgggtttttattttaaagcatagAAGTGAGATGTGTAtattactttaaatagaaaatgaaaatataacaaaggttTTGAATATGATCTCGGTTATCATCTATGCTACTGGGCTGTTCGCTGTTGTTTCCAATGTTCTTTTATGATATTACATTTAGCTCTTATAAAGAGCATTTTAGAGCACgtgtttacatatattatattataattggcAAAACTCATAAGGTTGCTcattattaacaaacattttcatgTCATTTAGAACAGTGATAGACTGTTTCCTGAAACACTTGACTAGTGTTTTATAAATCTTGCCAGTGCTGTGTAGGATTACATAAACATCTCTGATACGTGTCCTACGAGCATATgtgacattaaaatgaaaacaaatatgattttaaaacttATGTTCCTAGTATCGTTAACGTTTTTCACAGCGTAGGGTGATGAAGAAATTTCGATGAAAGAGTTTGAGATGACTATCAAATTGATAGAGCATGATATTAATGGGATGAAACGGAAAGTCTGGATCGAACTTCCAGAACAATTGCATCGTTTGAAAAAGGTGTTATCGAATCGATCATTCGTCGATAATACTCGAAATGTGTATAACGACAGTGCTGGAAATTGTGATCCATCTGTTCAATGCATACGGAATGTTGATAACCTTCATGACAGGTTGACAAAAGCGTTTGAAGCTGAAAAGGTCAGAGCAAAAATAACTGAACAGAACGTTGAACAGTTGAACATTACTCTGAATGACTATTTAGAAAATGTGGAGAAAATCAAcatgaacaatttgaaaatcAGTGCGCTAGAAGATGAACTTTCTAAATTAGAACGGTCGGATACGAACAAAGGTCAAATTATTTAAACGTTGCAGCTGCGATTAAAAGAAATGTACGACGAAAGCAATGCATGGAAAGGAATCCAACTGGATTCAAATGAGAACATAAAAAAGCTGATCGCCGATCTCTCTAATAAACTTGTTGAAGTCAAACCTTCTGTAGAACAAGTGGAACGCATGCAAAGAAAGCAATCATACAAACCATCTTTCGTCAGCAAATGGTATATGATGAAAGCTCAAGACAAACAGCTCTCGCATTTAACTACCGAGCATGGATTAGGGGTTTTACCATATAAAGTTGACGTTCAAATTCGTCCTGTTTCAGGTCCCAATGCCGGCTGGGTATTTAAAGGTGACAGTGCAATCCTTAGTGATGACGACACAAGCAAATTTTATGGAGGAATACTATACTTCTATAACGAAGAGAAAGTGGAATTAATCGCACCAGTGCAGGCAAATGATGGAGACACGGGCGTTATTATAAATACAGGACAGGAAGATGGAAGACGGTTGGGAAATAACCACGAAGTAGTGATAGAGGCATTTGTTCGTGTAAAGGTTTGGGCTCCTGGCGATCTTCCTGCTCCTGACTTTCGATCAGAATGGCTAACATTGGATATTGAAGATCCAGCAAAGACGTTCAGAGAAATTGGACATTCTTTAGACGAGTATCCAGGATTACTTTCTGTCCAGATTAAGTGCGTGTCCTCAACGAGCTTCCTTATATCAGACTGTGTTGGAGTAACGACTATCCAAACTGGGAAATGAGATAACAGAGGGGGTACATTATGGTCTTACAACGATAGATATGTTAGGGTGTGGGTAGGACATGATATAAGAGACAAATACTTG
The DNA window shown above is from Mya arenaria isolate MELC-2E11 chromosome 6, ASM2691426v1 and carries:
- the LOC128236483 gene encoding uncharacterized protein LOC128236483 — its product is MYDESNAWKGIQLDSNENIKKLIADLSNKLVEVKPSVEQVERMQRKQSYKPSFVSKWYMMKAQDKQLSHLTTEHGLGVLPYKVDVQIRPVSGPNAGWVFKGDSAILSDDDTSKFYGGILYFYNEEKVELIAPVQANDGDTGVIINTGQEDGRRLGNNHEVVIEAFVRVKVWAPGDLPAPDFRSEWLTLDIEDPAKTFREIGHSLDEYPGLLSVQIKCVSSTSFLISDCVGVTTIQTGK